From the genome of Spinacia oleracea cultivar Varoflay chromosome 2, BTI_SOV_V1, whole genome shotgun sequence, one region includes:
- the LOC130467806 gene encoding uncharacterized protein isoform X4, which translates to MDVRDEIDMNKLQNPPKSKKKTKMPKEKKETTGRSSEEQKIGNAKQLDMKETGKYEIEKEIEAEKQIDTFQEQPQRLILKFKRRPTKSQPEVQKVLSEGDGKACTTSETEVQKPLRGNNLLKQLLAKSIKQNNKKKAAQMVAAAAAAAMASKEADKRIDTAAVAAQIEAEKMAPAADAEDKRVAQEKASAAEKEAKRVAEEKASAADAEAKKLDEEKASAADAQREAELKEAENKRIEANKKKEEEDKAEAMKKDLEERKKEYEEKMSQLMAKNNKELIEEAERKEAERKKREDERKKKEDDDATKAIAMVVENVNASESEAQTIGGKGTKRGKKTTATKKNTILSITMDEELQKKLHNISDSYNPRRSTRSMVKLQQNVGAEVVSKEEFEGKGNYLHCSILFQ; encoded by the exons atggaTGTTCGTGACGAAATTGAcatgaacaagcttcaaaatccACCGAAAAGCAAAAA AAAAACGAAGATGccgaaagaaaaaaaggaaac GACTGGAAGATCTAGTGAAGAGCAAAAAATCGGGAATGCAAAGCAACTAGACATGAAGGA AACTGGAAAATACGAAATTGAGAAGGAAATTGAAGCTGAAAAGCAAATAGACACATTCCA AGAACAACCACAAAGGTTAATACTCAAATTTAAGCGAAGACCAACTAAATCCCAGCCAGAGGTTCAGAAAGTATTAAG TGAAGGAGATGGGAAGGCATGTACAACTTCTGAGACAGAAGTTCAAAAACCATTGAG GGGCAACAACTTACTGAAACAACTTTTAGCAAAGAGCATAAAGcagaacaacaaaaaaaaggcTGCACAAATGGTAGCtgcagctgctgctgctgcaaTGGCCAGCAAAGAAGCTGACAAAAGGATAGATACAGCTGCCGTTGCAGCACAAATAGAAGCTGAGAAAATGGCACCTGCAGCTGATGCAGAAGACAAAAGAGTCGCTCAGGAAAAGGCGTCTGCAGCTGAGAAAGAAGCCAAAAGAGTGGCTGAGGAAAAGGCATCTGCAGCTGATGCAGAAGCGAAAAAACTGGATGAGGAGAAGGCATCTGCAGCTGATGCCCAAAGAGAAGCTGAGCTGAAAGAAGCTGAAAACAAGAGGATCGAGGCTAataagaagaaggaagaagaagataaaGCTGAAGCAATGAAGAAGGATTTAgaggaaagaaagaaagaatatGAAGAAAAAATGAGCCAGCTTATGGCTAAAAACAACAAAGAGTTGATAGAGGAAGCGGAAAGGAAAGAAGCtgagagaaagaaaagagaagatgagagaaagaaaaaagaagacgaTGATGCCACAAAAGCAATTGCCATGGTGGTTGAAAATGTAAATGCTTCAGAGAGTGAAGCTCAAACCATTGGTGGTAAAGGCACAAAAAGAGGAAAGAAGACAACAGCTACCAAGAAGAACACCATTCTAAGTATTACTATGGATGAAGAACTACAAAAGAAGTTGCACAACATATCAGATTCATACAATCCGAGAAGAAGTACAAGATCAATGGTGAAATTGCAACAAAATGTTGGTGCTGAAGTAGTTAGCAAAGAAGAATTTGAAGGCAAAGGTAACTATTTACATTGTTCAATCTTATTTCAATAA
- the LOC130467806 gene encoding vicilin-like seed storage protein At2g18540 isoform X1 yields the protein MDVRDEIDMNKLQNPPKSKKKTKMPKEKKETTGRSSEEQKIGNAKQLDMKETGKYEIEKEIEAEKQIDTFQEQPQRLILKFKRRPTKSQPEVQKVLSEGDGKACTTSETEVQKPLSEGDKKSSSKSQPEVQKTSSEEDQEESSKSLVQRKIATKNRGNNLLKQLLAKSIKQNNKKKAAQMVAAAAAAAMASKEADKRIDTAAVAAQIEAEKMAPAADAEDKRVAQEKASAAEKEAKRVAEEKASAADAEAKKLDEEKASAADAQREAELKEAENKRIEANKKKEEEDKAEAMKKDLEERKKEYEEKMSQLMAKNNKELIEEAERKEAERKKREDERKKKEDDDATKAIAMVVENVNASESEAQTIGGKGTKRGKKTTATKKNTILSITMDEELQKKLHNISDSYNPRRSTRSMVKLQQNVGAEVVSKEEFEGKGNYLHCSILFQ from the exons atggaTGTTCGTGACGAAATTGAcatgaacaagcttcaaaatccACCGAAAAGCAAAAA AAAAACGAAGATGccgaaagaaaaaaaggaaac GACTGGAAGATCTAGTGAAGAGCAAAAAATCGGGAATGCAAAGCAACTAGACATGAAGGA AACTGGAAAATACGAAATTGAGAAGGAAATTGAAGCTGAAAAGCAAATAGACACATTCCA AGAACAACCACAAAGGTTAATACTCAAATTTAAGCGAAGACCAACTAAATCCCAGCCAGAGGTTCAGAAAGTATTAAG TGAAGGAGATGGGAAGGCATGTACAACTTCTGAGACAGAAGTTCAAAAACCATTGAG TGAAGGAGATAAGAAATCTTCGTCAAAATCACAGCCTGAAGTTCAAAAAACATCAAG TGAAGAAGATCAAGAAGAGTCTTCAAAATCTTTGGTACAAAGAAAGATTGCTACAAAAAATAG GGGCAACAACTTACTGAAACAACTTTTAGCAAAGAGCATAAAGcagaacaacaaaaaaaaggcTGCACAAATGGTAGCtgcagctgctgctgctgcaaTGGCCAGCAAAGAAGCTGACAAAAGGATAGATACAGCTGCCGTTGCAGCACAAATAGAAGCTGAGAAAATGGCACCTGCAGCTGATGCAGAAGACAAAAGAGTCGCTCAGGAAAAGGCGTCTGCAGCTGAGAAAGAAGCCAAAAGAGTGGCTGAGGAAAAGGCATCTGCAGCTGATGCAGAAGCGAAAAAACTGGATGAGGAGAAGGCATCTGCAGCTGATGCCCAAAGAGAAGCTGAGCTGAAAGAAGCTGAAAACAAGAGGATCGAGGCTAataagaagaaggaagaagaagataaaGCTGAAGCAATGAAGAAGGATTTAgaggaaagaaagaaagaatatGAAGAAAAAATGAGCCAGCTTATGGCTAAAAACAACAAAGAGTTGATAGAGGAAGCGGAAAGGAAAGAAGCtgagagaaagaaaagagaagatgagagaaagaaaaaagaagacgaTGATGCCACAAAAGCAATTGCCATGGTGGTTGAAAATGTAAATGCTTCAGAGAGTGAAGCTCAAACCATTGGTGGTAAAGGCACAAAAAGAGGAAAGAAGACAACAGCTACCAAGAAGAACACCATTCTAAGTATTACTATGGATGAAGAACTACAAAAGAAGTTGCACAACATATCAGATTCATACAATCCGAGAAGAAGTACAAGATCAATGGTGAAATTGCAACAAAATGTTGGTGCTGAAGTAGTTAGCAAAGAAGAATTTGAAGGCAAAGGTAACTATTTACATTGTTCAATCTTATTTCAATAA
- the LOC130467806 gene encoding uncharacterized protein isoform X2, producing MDVRDEIDMNKLQNPPKSKKKTKMPKEKKETTGRSSEEQKIGNAKQLDMKETGKYEIEKEIEAEKQIDTFQEQPQRLILKFKRRPTKSQPEVQKVLSEGDGKACTTSETEVQKPLSEGDKKSSSKSQPEVQKTSRGNNLLKQLLAKSIKQNNKKKAAQMVAAAAAAAMASKEADKRIDTAAVAAQIEAEKMAPAADAEDKRVAQEKASAAEKEAKRVAEEKASAADAEAKKLDEEKASAADAQREAELKEAENKRIEANKKKEEEDKAEAMKKDLEERKKEYEEKMSQLMAKNNKELIEEAERKEAERKKREDERKKKEDDDATKAIAMVVENVNASESEAQTIGGKGTKRGKKTTATKKNTILSITMDEELQKKLHNISDSYNPRRSTRSMVKLQQNVGAEVVSKEEFEGKGNYLHCSILFQ from the exons atggaTGTTCGTGACGAAATTGAcatgaacaagcttcaaaatccACCGAAAAGCAAAAA AAAAACGAAGATGccgaaagaaaaaaaggaaac GACTGGAAGATCTAGTGAAGAGCAAAAAATCGGGAATGCAAAGCAACTAGACATGAAGGA AACTGGAAAATACGAAATTGAGAAGGAAATTGAAGCTGAAAAGCAAATAGACACATTCCA AGAACAACCACAAAGGTTAATACTCAAATTTAAGCGAAGACCAACTAAATCCCAGCCAGAGGTTCAGAAAGTATTAAG TGAAGGAGATGGGAAGGCATGTACAACTTCTGAGACAGAAGTTCAAAAACCATTGAG TGAAGGAGATAAGAAATCTTCGTCAAAATCACAGCCTGAAGTTCAAAAAACATCAAG GGGCAACAACTTACTGAAACAACTTTTAGCAAAGAGCATAAAGcagaacaacaaaaaaaaggcTGCACAAATGGTAGCtgcagctgctgctgctgcaaTGGCCAGCAAAGAAGCTGACAAAAGGATAGATACAGCTGCCGTTGCAGCACAAATAGAAGCTGAGAAAATGGCACCTGCAGCTGATGCAGAAGACAAAAGAGTCGCTCAGGAAAAGGCGTCTGCAGCTGAGAAAGAAGCCAAAAGAGTGGCTGAGGAAAAGGCATCTGCAGCTGATGCAGAAGCGAAAAAACTGGATGAGGAGAAGGCATCTGCAGCTGATGCCCAAAGAGAAGCTGAGCTGAAAGAAGCTGAAAACAAGAGGATCGAGGCTAataagaagaaggaagaagaagataaaGCTGAAGCAATGAAGAAGGATTTAgaggaaagaaagaaagaatatGAAGAAAAAATGAGCCAGCTTATGGCTAAAAACAACAAAGAGTTGATAGAGGAAGCGGAAAGGAAAGAAGCtgagagaaagaaaagagaagatgagagaaagaaaaaagaagacgaTGATGCCACAAAAGCAATTGCCATGGTGGTTGAAAATGTAAATGCTTCAGAGAGTGAAGCTCAAACCATTGGTGGTAAAGGCACAAAAAGAGGAAAGAAGACAACAGCTACCAAGAAGAACACCATTCTAAGTATTACTATGGATGAAGAACTACAAAAGAAGTTGCACAACATATCAGATTCATACAATCCGAGAAGAAGTACAAGATCAATGGTGAAATTGCAACAAAATGTTGGTGCTGAAGTAGTTAGCAAAGAAGAATTTGAAGGCAAAGGTAACTATTTACATTGTTCAATCTTATTTCAATAA
- the LOC130467806 gene encoding uncharacterized protein isoform X5, with amino-acid sequence MDVRDEIDMNKLQNPPKSKKKTKMPKEKKETTGRSSEEQKIGNAKQLDMKETGKYEIEKEIEAEKQIDTFHEGDGKACTTSETEVQKPLSEGDKKSSSKSQPEVQKTSRGNNLLKQLLAKSIKQNNKKKAAQMVAAAAAAAMASKEADKRIDTAAVAAQIEAEKMAPAADAEDKRVAQEKASAAEKEAKRVAEEKASAADAEAKKLDEEKASAADAQREAELKEAENKRIEANKKKEEEDKAEAMKKDLEERKKEYEEKMSQLMAKNNKELIEEAERKEAERKKREDERKKKEDDDATKAIAMVVENVNASESEAQTIGGKGTKRGKKTTATKKNTILSITMDEELQKKLHNISDSYNPRRSTRSMVKLQQNVGAEVVSKEEFEGKGNYLHCSILFQ; translated from the exons atggaTGTTCGTGACGAAATTGAcatgaacaagcttcaaaatccACCGAAAAGCAAAAA AAAAACGAAGATGccgaaagaaaaaaaggaaac GACTGGAAGATCTAGTGAAGAGCAAAAAATCGGGAATGCAAAGCAACTAGACATGAAGGA AACTGGAAAATACGAAATTGAGAAGGAAATTGAAGCTGAAAAGCAAATAGACACATTCCA TGAAGGAGATGGGAAGGCATGTACAACTTCTGAGACAGAAGTTCAAAAACCATTGAG TGAAGGAGATAAGAAATCTTCGTCAAAATCACAGCCTGAAGTTCAAAAAACATCAAG GGGCAACAACTTACTGAAACAACTTTTAGCAAAGAGCATAAAGcagaacaacaaaaaaaaggcTGCACAAATGGTAGCtgcagctgctgctgctgcaaTGGCCAGCAAAGAAGCTGACAAAAGGATAGATACAGCTGCCGTTGCAGCACAAATAGAAGCTGAGAAAATGGCACCTGCAGCTGATGCAGAAGACAAAAGAGTCGCTCAGGAAAAGGCGTCTGCAGCTGAGAAAGAAGCCAAAAGAGTGGCTGAGGAAAAGGCATCTGCAGCTGATGCAGAAGCGAAAAAACTGGATGAGGAGAAGGCATCTGCAGCTGATGCCCAAAGAGAAGCTGAGCTGAAAGAAGCTGAAAACAAGAGGATCGAGGCTAataagaagaaggaagaagaagataaaGCTGAAGCAATGAAGAAGGATTTAgaggaaagaaagaaagaatatGAAGAAAAAATGAGCCAGCTTATGGCTAAAAACAACAAAGAGTTGATAGAGGAAGCGGAAAGGAAAGAAGCtgagagaaagaaaagagaagatgagagaaagaaaaaagaagacgaTGATGCCACAAAAGCAATTGCCATGGTGGTTGAAAATGTAAATGCTTCAGAGAGTGAAGCTCAAACCATTGGTGGTAAAGGCACAAAAAGAGGAAAGAAGACAACAGCTACCAAGAAGAACACCATTCTAAGTATTACTATGGATGAAGAACTACAAAAGAAGTTGCACAACATATCAGATTCATACAATCCGAGAAGAAGTACAAGATCAATGGTGAAATTGCAACAAAATGTTGGTGCTGAAGTAGTTAGCAAAGAAGAATTTGAAGGCAAAGGTAACTATTTACATTGTTCAATCTTATTTCAATAA
- the LOC130467806 gene encoding uncharacterized protein isoform X3, with protein MDVRDEIDMNKLQNPPKSKKKTKMPKEKKETTGRSSEEQKIGNAKQLDMKETGKYEIEKEIEAEKQIDTFHEGDGKACTTSETEVQKPLSEGDKKSSSKSQPEVQKTSSEEDQEESSKSLVQRKIATKNRGNNLLKQLLAKSIKQNNKKKAAQMVAAAAAAAMASKEADKRIDTAAVAAQIEAEKMAPAADAEDKRVAQEKASAAEKEAKRVAEEKASAADAEAKKLDEEKASAADAQREAELKEAENKRIEANKKKEEEDKAEAMKKDLEERKKEYEEKMSQLMAKNNKELIEEAERKEAERKKREDERKKKEDDDATKAIAMVVENVNASESEAQTIGGKGTKRGKKTTATKKNTILSITMDEELQKKLHNISDSYNPRRSTRSMVKLQQNVGAEVVSKEEFEGKGNYLHCSILFQ; from the exons atggaTGTTCGTGACGAAATTGAcatgaacaagcttcaaaatccACCGAAAAGCAAAAA AAAAACGAAGATGccgaaagaaaaaaaggaaac GACTGGAAGATCTAGTGAAGAGCAAAAAATCGGGAATGCAAAGCAACTAGACATGAAGGA AACTGGAAAATACGAAATTGAGAAGGAAATTGAAGCTGAAAAGCAAATAGACACATTCCA TGAAGGAGATGGGAAGGCATGTACAACTTCTGAGACAGAAGTTCAAAAACCATTGAG TGAAGGAGATAAGAAATCTTCGTCAAAATCACAGCCTGAAGTTCAAAAAACATCAAG TGAAGAAGATCAAGAAGAGTCTTCAAAATCTTTGGTACAAAGAAAGATTGCTACAAAAAATAG GGGCAACAACTTACTGAAACAACTTTTAGCAAAGAGCATAAAGcagaacaacaaaaaaaaggcTGCACAAATGGTAGCtgcagctgctgctgctgcaaTGGCCAGCAAAGAAGCTGACAAAAGGATAGATACAGCTGCCGTTGCAGCACAAATAGAAGCTGAGAAAATGGCACCTGCAGCTGATGCAGAAGACAAAAGAGTCGCTCAGGAAAAGGCGTCTGCAGCTGAGAAAGAAGCCAAAAGAGTGGCTGAGGAAAAGGCATCTGCAGCTGATGCAGAAGCGAAAAAACTGGATGAGGAGAAGGCATCTGCAGCTGATGCCCAAAGAGAAGCTGAGCTGAAAGAAGCTGAAAACAAGAGGATCGAGGCTAataagaagaaggaagaagaagataaaGCTGAAGCAATGAAGAAGGATTTAgaggaaagaaagaaagaatatGAAGAAAAAATGAGCCAGCTTATGGCTAAAAACAACAAAGAGTTGATAGAGGAAGCGGAAAGGAAAGAAGCtgagagaaagaaaagagaagatgagagaaagaaaaaagaagacgaTGATGCCACAAAAGCAATTGCCATGGTGGTTGAAAATGTAAATGCTTCAGAGAGTGAAGCTCAAACCATTGGTGGTAAAGGCACAAAAAGAGGAAAGAAGACAACAGCTACCAAGAAGAACACCATTCTAAGTATTACTATGGATGAAGAACTACAAAAGAAGTTGCACAACATATCAGATTCATACAATCCGAGAAGAAGTACAAGATCAATGGTGAAATTGCAACAAAATGTTGGTGCTGAAGTAGTTAGCAAAGAAGAATTTGAAGGCAAAGGTAACTATTTACATTGTTCAATCTTATTTCAATAA
- the LOC130467806 gene encoding vicilin-like seed storage protein At2g18540 isoform X6 — MDVRDEIDMNKLQNPPKSKKKTKMPKEKKETTGRSSEEQKIGNAKQLDMKETGKYEIEKEIEAEKQIDTFHEGDGKACTTSETEVQKPLRGNNLLKQLLAKSIKQNNKKKAAQMVAAAAAAAMASKEADKRIDTAAVAAQIEAEKMAPAADAEDKRVAQEKASAAEKEAKRVAEEKASAADAEAKKLDEEKASAADAQREAELKEAENKRIEANKKKEEEDKAEAMKKDLEERKKEYEEKMSQLMAKNNKELIEEAERKEAERKKREDERKKKEDDDATKAIAMVVENVNASESEAQTIGGKGTKRGKKTTATKKNTILSITMDEELQKKLHNISDSYNPRRSTRSMVKLQQNVGAEVVSKEEFEGKGNYLHCSILFQ, encoded by the exons atggaTGTTCGTGACGAAATTGAcatgaacaagcttcaaaatccACCGAAAAGCAAAAA AAAAACGAAGATGccgaaagaaaaaaaggaaac GACTGGAAGATCTAGTGAAGAGCAAAAAATCGGGAATGCAAAGCAACTAGACATGAAGGA AACTGGAAAATACGAAATTGAGAAGGAAATTGAAGCTGAAAAGCAAATAGACACATTCCA TGAAGGAGATGGGAAGGCATGTACAACTTCTGAGACAGAAGTTCAAAAACCATTGAG GGGCAACAACTTACTGAAACAACTTTTAGCAAAGAGCATAAAGcagaacaacaaaaaaaaggcTGCACAAATGGTAGCtgcagctgctgctgctgcaaTGGCCAGCAAAGAAGCTGACAAAAGGATAGATACAGCTGCCGTTGCAGCACAAATAGAAGCTGAGAAAATGGCACCTGCAGCTGATGCAGAAGACAAAAGAGTCGCTCAGGAAAAGGCGTCTGCAGCTGAGAAAGAAGCCAAAAGAGTGGCTGAGGAAAAGGCATCTGCAGCTGATGCAGAAGCGAAAAAACTGGATGAGGAGAAGGCATCTGCAGCTGATGCCCAAAGAGAAGCTGAGCTGAAAGAAGCTGAAAACAAGAGGATCGAGGCTAataagaagaaggaagaagaagataaaGCTGAAGCAATGAAGAAGGATTTAgaggaaagaaagaaagaatatGAAGAAAAAATGAGCCAGCTTATGGCTAAAAACAACAAAGAGTTGATAGAGGAAGCGGAAAGGAAAGAAGCtgagagaaagaaaagagaagatgagagaaagaaaaaagaagacgaTGATGCCACAAAAGCAATTGCCATGGTGGTTGAAAATGTAAATGCTTCAGAGAGTGAAGCTCAAACCATTGGTGGTAAAGGCACAAAAAGAGGAAAGAAGACAACAGCTACCAAGAAGAACACCATTCTAAGTATTACTATGGATGAAGAACTACAAAAGAAGTTGCACAACATATCAGATTCATACAATCCGAGAAGAAGTACAAGATCAATGGTGAAATTGCAACAAAATGTTGGTGCTGAAGTAGTTAGCAAAGAAGAATTTGAAGGCAAAGGTAACTATTTACATTGTTCAATCTTATTTCAATAA